The Eptesicus fuscus isolate TK198812 chromosome 20, DD_ASM_mEF_20220401, whole genome shotgun sequence genome contains the following window.
AGGGTGTTGACTGTTCGTCTCAGATCAATGATGTCCGACTGGTAGGTCTGAAGCTGCTCAGAGCTGGTGGCCACCTGCTGGTTAAGCTCCTCCATCTGCAAGGgggggagacaggagaggctggcAGTGCCTTCGTGGGGGACACTGGGGAGGCCGCCCACCGGCGAGAGGCCCACCTGCGTGTTGAACCATTCCTCCACGTCCCTGCGGTTGGTCTCCACCACCGTCTCGTACTGACACCGCATCTCTTCCAGCATCCTGTTCAGGTCCACAGGGGGCGCAGCGTCCACCTCAATGTTAAGGCGGTCCCCAAGCTGGCATCGGAGGGTGCCGACTTCCTGAAAAGGAGCAAGAGCCCCAGGCAAGTGTGAAGTTGTGGGATTCGGGGCTCACTGCCCCAGGCGATGTGAAAAGACAGAACAAGAGGTGCTAAAGGTCTCTACATTGAAGGGGCCCCGGTGGACTGCCATCTGCTCTCGAGTATCCTGAGGGTCTTCCGGCTCCAACCGGATGGGGGAAGCACTCCAGCTAAACACCTCCCTTCACACATGAGCATCAGGGTGCATTTCATGCATTTAAGCTAAGATGGGAGCCCGTGCGCCTGCATCCCCGGCCACCCTCCCCGCGTGTCCATCTGGGAAGCGGGGCAGCAAAAGCCTGGCTTCACTTGGTTCAAGGCCAAGTTAGAGCAGGCGCCCCCGCAGGCTTGGCTGCCAAGGAGAGAAAGTTGTCTCTGAGGCTCTGGGAGTGCGATAGCGCCTCATTAGTGGCTTCTCCGTTCAGGTCCCAGTTCCCTGATTAGGTGGGATGAGTCAGGTACCTTAGGGCACTTGGCAAAGGCATGGTGATGGGTTGTTACTTTACACTTAAGCCTAAGGGAACCCAGCCAGGATTCAGAGACACTTGTTCTTTCCAGTGCCAAGTCAAGAAGAGGTTGAGAGTCAacacagggaaggagggaaaaacaCCAGAGCTCAGTGGGCGTTCAGCACGCAGGCGCCCGGCGGGAGGGGATTCCCAccaggacctgcaggagaggagggagagccaGAAAGGGCTGACCTGAGGCTCATGGATTAAGTCTATTAGATGCaaacagaagagaggaaggaagaggaggatggggacagaaggaaggaaaccaCTGCAGTTCAACTCCCCCTGTAAAGACATGGGGGCACCCAGCAGTCCAGCCTCGCAGAGACGGGCAGGTGTGGGTTCCAGAACACAACCCCCATGGTTCCAgtgcaccaccaccaccccaccaccccggAACTTGGctttcaggagaaaaacaaatgcagtGGATAGGCACCTGGCAGTCACGCAAGTCCAGGGAATGCAGAGAAGATGGCTAGCGCTTCTGAGCACCGACCAAGGGACAGGTGTTTCAAGCCCCAGACCTCACTGAATTCTCAAAGCAACCCTGTCTGATCGTGTTGCTCCCGCGTATAGATAAGGAGACTCAGGAAGGTTAGACATTGGGCAAAGTCACAGAAACAATATGGGGCAGGCCTGGGACTTCCAACCCACGTCGGTCCGACCCAAAGCCCCACGTACTCCCCACGTTCTGCGTCTGCCTGACTTCCGGGCTCACCTCCTCGTGGTTCTTCTTGAGGCAGAGCAGCTCCTCCTTCAGGGACTCCACCTGGGCTTCCAGGTTGGCCTTGCACAGGGTCAGCTCGTCCAGGATCCTGCGCAGGCCGTTGGTGTCGGCCTCCACCAGCTGCCGCAGGGCCAGCTCCGTCTCGTACCTGCACCAGGACAGGGTCACCAGTGAGGGGTGGATACAGAAATCAGGGGAGTCCTTGAACGGCTGGCACTTTTCCGGCTCTCTATGAAGTTAATGGAAAGCTGCCCCCATGCGTGTGCAGCGGGGAGAGGGTGCCCATCCCCGGGCCAAACTCACTTGGTCCTGAAGTCGTCGGCAGCCAGCTTCGCATTATCGATGTGCACCACCATCCTGGCGTTGTCTGCCTTGGTGCACAGAACCTGGAGGCCAAAGCCCACAGAGGGGGTCAGTCCAGGATAAGAACCCAAGTGAGGAGAAGATGGTAGCTGGGGGGCTCAGCAGCCTAGCAGCCATCCCTACAgaagcccctcctccctggaACTCTGGGGGGTACTTAGTGAACTGCTCGTCCGTAGAGACATGAGATTTATTTCTTAAGCACCTGGGTCTGCATAAATCCAAATGCCCCATTTTGGATACAATGAGCAATACGGAAGGAAAGGCTCTCATTAAGTCTGAAGTCATTCGTGTGACAGTTAGAAGGGTCCTTCATCAGCACTAATATTTACTAAACCCCCCCCCCTCTGTTCCAGGGGCTGTGCTAAGTACTTGACCTGCATCAACTCATGGAATCCTCTTGGCAGCTCCATTAGGTGAGGACCattctacagatggggaaactgaagcccagggaagggaagggacctCCTAAAGTCATGCAATGAAGACTACATCCCAGGCCCCTTTCCACGTTAAGGGCTCTGGCCGAGTGCTCCAATTATGAGATAATCCTATGCCCCAGGGAAGCCTCTTTTCCCTGAACATAGCTCAGTAAGTGACGAGATTCACATCTAGAATGCCCGCCGTTCCGGCTGCCTTCCCAGTGAGACTGTTCACCGCTTGCCCTCACCTTCTGCTGCAGCTCCTCGATGGTCCTGAAATACGACTGGTAGTCAGGACACATGGTGGGCACTTGAGACTGGCAGGCCTCTTGGATCTTGCTCTCCAGGTTGGCGTTCTCCTGCTCCAGCTGCCGCACCTTCTCCAGGTAGTTGGCCAGCCGGTCGTTGAGGAACTGCATGGTCTCCTTCTCGCTGCCGTTGAAGGTCCCTTCACAGAACCAGCTGCACGTCCCCATGGTGCTGGAGATGCCAGCGGTTGGCCGGCCGCCGCTGGGTCGGCAGGAGCTGGATAGGTAGGTCTTGGAGAGGCAGCTGGCCGGCCGGtgggtggtgggcatgcagaCGGAAGGCACGCAAGGCATGGGCTGGCAGACGTAGCCCAGGCACAGCTCGGGCCGGCAGCTCATGCTGCTGGAGCAGacagagggctgggggcagctcttggTGGAGACGGGTGGGCAGTTGGATGCCGTGTTGGGGAGGCCCCTTCTCTCAGCTGCAGCCACCTGGACCGCCAACACCTACCTCCCCCATCCCTCTGGGGCCTTTTATCCCCTTGGAGTGAGGGGGCTCGCCCTAGGAAGCGGTGCTGATGTGTACACTCGGCCTCAGAGGAAGCTGCTAATTAATTTGTAATTTGGTTTCCAATAAGCAGTTCCTTTCCTCATAAAAGAGGCCAAGCTTGTCATTTGGCTAAAGCAGGCCTCCTGTCATTGATCACCAGGGGAGAGTTTCCGGACACATCTTCAAAGGATCGACTCCATGCTGGGCCCTCATTACCAGGGCGGAGTTGCCAGGAGACCCATGGCCTGGCCCACCTCGCCCCCGCCTGCTCCAGCCCTGAGAAAGGCACCTTCTATGGGCCGGCGGGCGCTCCTTTTAATGAGAGCATTCCCTGTGGGAAGAGGCCTGGCCCCTGAAGGAGGAAGTGTGTGGGTGACAGAAGCTGCATCGATACTGGCAGCGGTAGAAATCCAGGGAGGTCGGGAAGAGAACCTCTGAGGCTTCGGAGCACGGCTCATCTTCCTCCCTGGGGGGGAGAAATAATATCTGGGGCAAGAGAACAAACTCAAGTCAGAAAGCTAAGAGCCAGGGACAGCCTTTCAGCTGGACACTGTTGAGAAAGATGAGGGAACGCCACTCTGGGAGAAAACCTTCAAT
Protein-coding sequences here:
- the KRT32 gene encoding keratin, type I cuticular Ha2 encodes the protein MTCLSWRVAAAERRGLPNTASNCPPVSTKSCPQPSVCSSSMSCRPELCLGYVCQPMPCVPSVCMPTTHRPASCLSKTYLSSSCRPSGGRPTAGISSTMGTCSWFCEGTFNGSEKETMQFLNDRLANYLEKVRQLEQENANLESKIQEACQSQVPTMCPDYQSYFRTIEELQQKVLCTKADNARMVVHIDNAKLAADDFRTKYETELALRQLVEADTNGLRRILDELTLCKANLEAQVESLKEELLCLKKNHEEEVGTLRCQLGDRLNIEVDAAPPVDLNRMLEEMRCQYETVVETNRRDVEEWFNTQMEELNQQVATSSEQLQTYQSDIIDLRRTVNTLEIELQAQHSLRDSLENMLTETEARYSSQLAQIQCLITNVEAQLAEIRCDLERQNQEYQVLLDVRARLECEINTYRGLLESEDCKLPSNPCSTPSCPPCAPSPSVPRTVCVPHTVCVPHTVCVPCVPCPPGRY